In Methanocaldococcus lauensis, a single genomic region encodes these proteins:
- a CDS encoding nucleotide sugar dehydrogenase — protein sequence MTETSNNDNNDKKKICVVGLGYIGLPTASMLAIYGYEVIGVDIDKKRVEEIKKLNFKTTEKDLMTLVRGAINSGNLKVQTKPEKADVFIICVPTPCIEIDGEKKCDLSYLNKAIEDIKPYIEDGNLIIIESTVPPGTSEQIYKKLSKEKKIYLAHCPERVLPGNILAELVKNDRIIGGIDDKSKEMAKKIYETFVDGKIYLTDTKTAEMIKLMENTYRDVNIALANEFAKICEELGIDVWEAIELANKHPRVNILKPGPGVGGHCISIDPWFIVEKSKNAVLIKTARILNDSMPFFVVERIKKILNKDSGKIAIFGVTYKGNVDDTRESPAEKVVRKLIEDGFEVKCYDKYARNFIVPLYSLEETVDGADIIVILADHDEYKNFEEGTIKNISSKVKNKLIFDTKNVINKDLWKKEGFKVYILGDGKNA from the coding sequence ATGACAGAAACATCAAATAACGATAACAACGATAAAAAAAAGATATGTGTAGTTGGTTTAGGATATATTGGACTACCAACAGCATCAATGTTAGCAATATATGGATATGAAGTTATAGGAGTAGATATAGACAAAAAAAGAGTAGAGGAGATTAAAAAATTAAATTTTAAAACTACAGAAAAGGACTTAATGACTTTAGTCCGAGGAGCCATAAATTCAGGAAATTTAAAAGTTCAAACAAAGCCAGAAAAGGCTGATGTTTTTATTATCTGCGTGCCTACACCATGTATTGAGATTGATGGAGAAAAAAAATGTGATTTAAGTTACTTAAATAAGGCCATTGAAGACATAAAACCATACATAGAAGATGGGAATTTAATTATTATTGAGAGTACAGTTCCCCCAGGAACTTCTGAACAGATTTATAAAAAATTGTCTAAGGAGAAGAAGATATATTTAGCCCATTGTCCAGAGAGAGTTCTGCCAGGGAATATTTTAGCGGAGTTAGTTAAAAATGATAGAATAATTGGTGGAATAGACGATAAATCAAAAGAAATGGCTAAAAAGATTTATGAGACATTTGTAGATGGAAAAATATATTTAACAGATACTAAAACAGCAGAGATGATAAAATTAATGGAAAACACTTATAGGGATGTTAATATTGCATTGGCTAATGAGTTTGCGAAGATTTGTGAAGAGTTAGGAATAGATGTATGGGAGGCTATAGAGTTGGCTAACAAACATCCGAGAGTTAATATTTTAAAACCCGGCCCAGGAGTGGGTGGGCATTGTATTAGCATAGACCCTTGGTTTATTGTTGAGAAATCAAAAAATGCAGTTCTTATAAAAACTGCAAGAATTTTAAATGATTCTATGCCTTTTTTTGTAGTTGAAAGAATTAAAAAAATATTAAATAAGGATAGTGGAAAAATAGCAATATTTGGAGTAACATATAAAGGAAATGTTGATGACACAAGGGAAAGTCCAGCAGAGAAAGTTGTTAGAAAGTTAATAGAAGATGGCTTTGAAGTAAAATGCTACGATAAGTATGCAAGAAACTTTATAGTTCCATTGTATAGTTTAGAGGAAACTGTTGATGGAGCAGATATAATAGTTATTTTGGCTGACCACGATGAATATAAAAACTTTGAAGAAGGAACTATAAAAAATATATCCTCAAAAGTAAAAAATAAATTAATCTTTGACACTAAAAATGTAATAAACAAAGATTTATGGAAAAAAGAAGGTTTTAAAGTATATATATTAGGTGATGGGAAGAATGCATAA
- the dapB gene encoding 4-hydroxy-tetrahydrodipicolinate reductase produces MIKVAVTGALGRMGSNIIKTITQQEDMKVVAAFEIPNHPKKGEDVGELIGIGKINVPLSTSDELNEVLKSTKPDVLVDFTIADACVENVKIAAKNGVNLVIGTTGFTEEQKMEIEKAIKENKVAAVISQNFAIGVNIFFKTLEFLAKKLGDYDIEIIEMHHRYKKDAPSGTALRAAEIIKENRGRDSIFVFGRKGLTGERKKEEIGIHAVRGGDVVGDHTVIFAGDGERIEITHRASSRQAFVNGVVLSIRFIKDKKEGIYNTFDVLGLNEIKF; encoded by the coding sequence ATGATTAAAGTGGCTGTTACAGGAGCATTGGGTAGAATGGGAAGTAATATAATTAAAACAATAACTCAACAAGAAGATATGAAAGTAGTTGCGGCATTTGAAATTCCAAATCATCCAAAAAAGGGAGAAGATGTAGGTGAATTAATTGGCATAGGAAAAATAAATGTTCCATTATCAACATCTGATGAACTAAATGAAGTTTTAAAATCTACAAAGCCAGATGTTTTAGTTGATTTTACCATAGCAGATGCATGTGTAGAAAATGTTAAAATAGCGGCTAAAAATGGAGTTAATTTAGTTATAGGAACTACAGGATTTACTGAAGAGCAAAAAATGGAAATAGAAAAAGCAATAAAAGAGAATAAAGTAGCGGCAGTAATTTCACAAAACTTTGCAATTGGTGTAAATATATTCTTCAAAACCTTAGAATTTTTGGCAAAAAAACTTGGAGATTATGATATAGAAATAATTGAAATGCATCATAGATACAAAAAAGACGCTCCTTCAGGAACTGCCTTGAGAGCGGCTGAAATTATAAAAGAAAATAGGGGAAGAGACAGTATTTTTGTTTTTGGTAGAAAAGGATTAACTGGTGAAAGAAAGAAGGAGGAGATTGGAATTCACGCAGTGAGAGGAGGAGATGTTGTTGGAGATCATACAGTTATATTTGCTGGAGATGGAGAGAGAATTGAAATTACTCATAGGGCAAGTAGTAGGCAGGCGTTTGTTAATGGAGTTGTATTATCTATAAGATTTATTAAAGATAAAAAGGAAGGAATCTATAATACATTCGATGTCTTAGGTTTGAATGAGATTAAATTTTAA
- the pstS gene encoding phosphate ABC transporter substrate-binding protein PstS, protein MKKILALILGICLILPIVSLAGCVGDNSQNSQTPSNSKTIIIRTTGATFPKYQIQKWIEDYQKTHPNVKIEYEGGGSGYGQETFLKGLTDIGRTDPPVKEAMWKKFLGTGDQPLQFPEIVGAVVVAYNIPELKNTTLKLSNNALADIYLGKIKYWDDPEIKECNPKIADKLPHKEIIVIHRSDASGTTAIFTTYLSLISKEWADKVGAGKTVNWPVDQMGRGAAGKGNPGVVAILKNTPYSITYTELSYAIEEKLQTAELQNKNGKYVKANETTIKAAVEGVKAYIPNPTEGYKEDLKQLLNAPGDNAYPIVAFTHLLVWENKNGKHYSKEKAKAIKDFLTWVLTEGQKPEHLAPGYVGLPESVAKIGLDAVNRIKE, encoded by the coding sequence GTGAAAAAAATATTGGCTTTAATATTAGGAATCTGTTTAATACTCCCAATAGTTTCATTGGCAGGTTGTGTAGGAGATAACTCTCAGAATAGTCAAACTCCTTCAAATTCAAAAACTATTATAATAAGAACTACAGGAGCAACATTTCCAAAGTATCAGATACAAAAATGGATTGAAGATTATCAAAAAACCCACCCTAATGTAAAAATAGAATATGAGGGTGGAGGATCAGGTTACGGACAAGAAACATTTTTAAAGGGATTAACTGATATTGGAAGGACTGATCCTCCAGTTAAAGAGGCAATGTGGAAAAAGTTCTTAGGAACGGGAGATCAACCGTTGCAATTCCCTGAAATCGTAGGGGCTGTTGTTGTTGCCTATAATATTCCAGAACTTAAAAATACAACATTAAAGTTAAGTAATAATGCGTTAGCAGATATATACTTAGGTAAAATAAAATACTGGGATGATCCTGAAATTAAAGAATGTAATCCAAAAATTGCTGATAAATTACCTCACAAAGAAATAATTGTCATTCACAGAAGTGACGCCAGTGGAACAACTGCAATATTTACAACATACTTAAGTTTAATAAGCAAAGAGTGGGCAGATAAAGTTGGGGCTGGAAAAACAGTTAATTGGCCTGTTGATCAGATGGGAAGAGGAGCTGCAGGGAAAGGAAATCCAGGAGTAGTGGCTATACTAAAGAACACGCCATACTCAATAACATACACTGAATTGTCATATGCAATCGAAGAAAAACTTCAAACTGCTGAATTACAAAATAAAAATGGAAAATATGTTAAAGCAAATGAAACTACAATAAAGGCAGCTGTTGAAGGTGTTAAAGCATACATTCCAAATCCAACAGAGGGTTATAAAGAAGATTTAAAACAACTGTTAAACGCTCCGGGAGATAATGCTTATCCAATAGTAGCATTTACCCACTTGTTAGTTTGGGAAAATAAAAATGGTAAGCACTACAGTAAAGAGAAGGCAAAGGCAATTAAGGATTTCTTAACATGGGTATTAACAGAAGGGCAGAAGCCAGAACATTTAGCTCCTGGTTATGTAGGATTACCTGAAAGTGTAGCAAAAATTGGTTTAGACGCTGTAAATAGAATAAAGGAGTAA
- the pstC gene encoding phosphate ABC transporter permease subunit PstC — translation MDISKLLKKIDGFKIITSPAIIIVFILFALMVGFYFYNALPAIEKYGINLFIQNIWQAAEEPAKEVYGLAAPIWGSIYTATIAILIALPLSIGYAIFVNDYAPKPLKFPLIIISDIMAGLPTIIYGIWGAFILVPLLRDHVMKFLYEHFSFIPLFDYPPLSGYCYLSAGILLGIMVVPFASAIIREAYAMIPSVYREGLVALGATRYETTKVLIRFIKPAIISGFILAFGRALGETVAVSLVIGNSFNLTYKLFAPGYTISSLIANQFGNAVLYEYMTSVLYSAGLVLFVIGLIVNIIGLYYLKRWRENVSH, via the coding sequence ATGGATATATCCAAACTATTAAAAAAAATAGATGGATTTAAAATAATAACCTCACCAGCAATAATAATAGTTTTCATACTCTTTGCGCTAATGGTAGGATTCTATTTCTATAATGCATTGCCTGCCATTGAAAAGTATGGAATAAATTTATTTATCCAAAATATATGGCAGGCTGCTGAAGAACCAGCAAAGGAAGTTTATGGATTAGCCGCACCAATTTGGGGAAGTATTTACACTGCCACAATTGCTATTTTAATAGCACTTCCTTTATCTATTGGTTATGCAATATTCGTAAATGACTATGCTCCAAAGCCTTTAAAGTTTCCTCTAATTATTATCTCAGACATAATGGCTGGATTACCCACAATAATTTATGGTATTTGGGGAGCATTTATATTGGTTCCTCTTTTAAGAGATCATGTAATGAAGTTTTTGTATGAGCATTTTTCATTTATTCCTTTATTTGACTATCCTCCGCTCTCTGGATACTGTTATTTATCTGCTGGAATACTCCTTGGGATTATGGTTGTTCCTTTTGCATCTGCAATAATAAGAGAGGCTTATGCAATGATTCCTTCTGTATATAGGGAAGGATTGGTTGCTTTGGGAGCTACAAGATATGAAACTACAAAAGTTTTAATTAGATTTATAAAGCCTGCAATAATATCTGGCTTTATATTAGCATTTGGTAGAGCTCTTGGAGAAACCGTTGCTGTCTCATTGGTTATTGGAAATTCATTTAACTTAACTTATAAGTTATTTGCTCCTGGATATACAATATCATCCCTTATAGCAAACCAGTTTGGAAATGCTGTGTTATATGAATATATGACTTCAGTCCTATATTCTGCTGGGCTCGTTTTATTTGTAATTGGTTTGATTGTGAATATTATAGGGCTTTATTATTTGAAGAGGTGGAGAGAAAATGTTTCCCACTAA
- the pstA gene encoding phosphate ABC transporter permease PstA, with the protein MFPTKNNNFHKKIRTIKDYIFLIVVGALTFIAILPLFHIIVSIVIKGLPVIMEKGATFIFGTLSEGGIGPAIVGTLMLTFLATLIGLPLAFLAGVYIYEFSNSFIGRTTKMLLQIMLEFPTILVGTFVMGLLVVPMGTFSALAGALALAIILTPYVAVYTEEAMSEIPKIYKEGGYALGCTRAQVIFKIITKMAKKGILTGILIGMAKVSGETAPLLFTAGGLYEVYPTNPLQPIGAIPLLIYTLVQSPSPEDHKMAWGAALVMLIIFLAIFIPIRYALKDDIKL; encoded by the coding sequence ATGTTTCCCACTAAAAATAACAATTTTCATAAAAAAATTAGGACTATTAAAGATTATATCTTTTTAATAGTTGTTGGTGCTTTAACTTTTATAGCTATACTGCCTCTATTTCATATAATTGTATCAATTGTAATAAAGGGATTACCTGTTATAATGGAAAAAGGAGCAACATTTATATTTGGAACTTTAAGTGAAGGAGGAATAGGACCGGCAATAGTGGGAACATTGATGCTAACATTTTTAGCAACTCTTATAGGATTACCTTTAGCATTTTTGGCTGGAGTGTATATTTATGAATTTTCAAATAGTTTTATAGGTAGAACTACTAAAATGTTATTACAGATAATGTTAGAATTCCCAACTATATTAGTGGGTACATTTGTTATGGGATTGTTGGTTGTTCCTATGGGAACATTTTCCGCCCTTGCAGGAGCATTAGCTCTTGCAATAATATTAACTCCTTATGTTGCTGTATATACAGAAGAGGCTATGTCAGAAATTCCAAAAATATATAAAGAGGGAGGTTATGCTTTAGGTTGCACAAGGGCACAAGTTATATTTAAAATTATTACAAAAATGGCTAAAAAAGGAATTTTAACAGGAATATTAATAGGTATGGCAAAGGTTTCTGGGGAAACTGCTCCTCTGTTATTTACAGCTGGTGGATTGTATGAAGTTTATCCTACAAATCCACTTCAACCAATTGGAGCTATTCCTCTCTTAATATATACATTGGTGCAAAGTCCTTCTCCCGAAGATCATAAAATGGCTTGGGGAGCGGCGTTAGTTATGCTCATTATCTTCTTAGCAATATTCATTCCAATAAGATATGCTTTAAAGGATGACATAAAACTCTAA
- the pstB gene encoding phosphate ABC transporter ATP-binding protein PstB gives MEKVKIETKNLSLWYGEKQALFDINLPIYEKRITALIGPSGCGKSTFLRCLNRLNDLIDGVKIEGEVLLDGKNIYDEDVDVVELRKRVGMVFQKPNPFPMSIYDNVAFGPRIHGIKDKKKLDEIVEWALKKAALWDEVKDNLNKSALKLSGGQQQRLCIARAIAVKPEVILLDEPTSALDPISTLKIEELMVELSKDYTIVVVTHNMQQASRISDYTAFFLMGKLIEFGKTEDIFLNPKRKETEDYISGRFG, from the coding sequence ATGGAAAAAGTAAAGATAGAAACTAAAAATCTAAGTTTGTGGTATGGTGAAAAACAGGCATTGTTTGATATAAATCTTCCAATTTATGAAAAGAGAATTACTGCTTTAATTGGACCGAGTGGATGTGGTAAATCTACATTTTTAAGATGTCTAAATAGGTTAAATGATTTAATTGATGGAGTAAAAATAGAGGGAGAGGTTTTATTAGATGGAAAAAATATTTACGATGAAGATGTTGATGTTGTTGAACTAAGGAAGAGGGTAGGAATGGTTTTTCAAAAGCCAAACCCATTTCCAATGAGTATTTATGACAATGTCGCCTTTGGTCCAAGAATTCATGGAATTAAAGATAAGAAAAAATTAGATGAAATCGTAGAATGGGCTTTAAAGAAAGCCGCTCTTTGGGATGAGGTTAAAGATAACTTAAATAAATCTGCCTTAAAATTGTCAGGAGGTCAGCAACAGAGGTTGTGCATTGCGAGAGCTATAGCGGTAAAGCCAGAAGTTATATTATTAGATGAGCCAACCTCTGCATTAGATCCAATATCAACATTAAAAATAGAGGAGTTAATGGTTGAATTATCTAAAGATTATACTATTGTTGTTGTTACTCACAATATGCAACAGGCAAGTAGGATTTCTGACTATACCGCATTTTTCTTAATGGGAAAACTAATTGAATTTGGAAAGACAGAGGATATATTCTTAAATCCTAAGAGGAAAGAGACAGAAGATTATATTAGTGGTAGATTTGGTTAA
- the phoU gene encoding phosphate signaling complex protein PhoU, producing the protein MVKKFEMILKEIENDLMKMANMCIEQIENSIKAFTEGDRELAKIVRKKDDEIDLMEIEIEDKCIKAIALYQPVSGDLRELITAIKISSKLEKIGDNASKICKLLLKSKIEGSRKNELLIVMKDYLITMLKNAMISFKNRDEDLAREVYEMDKRLDDLYEQLYRSMISKILEDPKNLTLATEIIFAAKYLERSGNIVASIGDRVVYMITGERIKEEELEERIEEKE; encoded by the coding sequence ATGGTAAAAAAATTCGAAATGATATTAAAGGAAATAGAAAATGATTTAATGAAAATGGCAAATATGTGTATTGAACAAATTGAAAACTCTATAAAGGCATTTACAGAAGGAGATAGAGAATTAGCTAAAATAGTTAGAAAGAAAGATGATGAAATAGATTTAATGGAGATTGAAATAGAAGATAAATGTATTAAGGCAATTGCTTTATATCAACCAGTATCTGGAGATTTGAGGGAGTTGATAACTGCTATTAAAATATCTTCAAAATTGGAGAAAATTGGAGACAATGCCTCAAAAATTTGTAAATTATTGTTAAAATCTAAAATAGAAGGTAGTAGAAAGAATGAATTATTGATAGTAATGAAAGACTATTTAATTACTATGTTAAAGAATGCAATGATTTCGTTTAAAAATAGAGATGAAGATTTAGCGAGAGAAGTTTATGAAATGGATAAAAGATTGGATGATTTATATGAACAGTTATATAGGAGTATGATTAGCAAAATCTTAGAGGATCCTAAAAATCTAACCTTAGCAACAGAAATAATATTTGCGGCAAAATACTTGGAAAGAAGTGGGAATATTGTTGCTTCAATTGGGGATAGAGTAGTTTATATGATTACTGGGGAAAGAATAAAAGAAGAAGAATTAGAAGAAAGAATTGAAGAAAAAGAATAA
- a CDS encoding CopG family transcriptional regulator codes for MSKRIQVTFTKEQWSMIEKFRGILGESDAELIRNIVLIWLSEKSIITTKIKKEMDDENGNRN; via the coding sequence ATGAGTAAGAGAATTCAGGTCACATTTACAAAAGAACAGTGGAGTATGATAGAAAAATTTCGTGGAATATTGGGAGAAAGTGACGCTGAATTAATTCGTAATATTGTGTTAATTTGGTTATCTGAAAAATCTATAATAACTACAAAAATAAAAAAAGAGATGGATGATGAAAATGGAAATAGAAACTAA
- a CDS encoding DNA-methyltransferase codes for MKMEIETNHKIIFGDSRKMDEIDDESVHLVVTSPPYPMIEMWDDLFKSLNPKIEKIWENIENEEDEEKKEKNIIKIYNLMHETLLPTWEEIYRVLVPGGIVCINIGDATRKVNGIFRLFPNHSKIIEHFEKIGFVTLPYILWKKPTNKPNAFLGSGFLPPNAYVTLDVEFILIFRKGKPRKFKPKDPLRYASAYTKEERDKWFSQIWEDIRGDKQIHPKIERRTASYPEEIPRRLIRMFSIIGDTVLDPFLGTGTTTKVAIELKRNSIGYEIDENLKPIIEEKIGIKQKRIGIDFNVEFLYRSKSE; via the coding sequence ATGAAAATGGAAATAGAAACTAATCATAAAATAATCTTTGGAGATTCAAGGAAAATGGATGAAATTGATGATGAAAGTGTCCATTTAGTTGTGACCTCTCCTCCATACCCTATGATTGAAATGTGGGATGATTTATTTAAATCTTTGAACCCAAAAATAGAGAAAATATGGGAAAATATAGAAAATGAAGAAGATGAAGAAAAAAAAGAAAAAAATATTATAAAAATATATAATTTAATGCATGAAACTTTGTTACCTACTTGGGAAGAGATTTATAGAGTATTAGTTCCTGGAGGAATAGTTTGTATAAATATAGGTGATGCAACAAGAAAAGTTAATGGTATTTTTAGGTTGTTTCCAAATCATTCTAAGATAATAGAACACTTTGAGAAAATTGGATTCGTAACTCTTCCTTATATACTATGGAAAAAACCTACAAATAAGCCAAATGCTTTTTTAGGTTCAGGATTTTTGCCTCCTAATGCCTATGTAACACTTGATGTTGAATTTATATTAATATTCAGAAAAGGAAAGCCAAGAAAATTTAAACCCAAAGACCCATTAAGATATGCAAGTGCATACACAAAAGAAGAGAGAGACAAATGGTTTAGCCAAATATGGGAAGATATAAGGGGAGATAAACAAATACATCCAAAAATAGAAAGACGAACAGCATCATATCCAGAAGAAATTCCAAGGAGATTAATTAGAATGTTTTCTATAATAGGAGACACAGTTTTAGACCCATTCTTAGGAACAGGAACTACAACAAAAGTAGCAATTGAATTAAAAAGAAATTCGATTGGTTATGAAATTGATGAAAACTTAAAGCCAATAATTGAAGAAAAAATAGGTATAAAACAAAAAAGAATTGGGATAGATTTTAATGTGGAATTTCTTTATCGTAGTAAATCAGAGTAA
- a CDS encoding MjaI family restriction endonuclease, whose protein sequence is MQKGKTKLKYDEVRDLLSLPNPEFPKYASQLINLANIYSQATRPKNVGQMSELMKEFKANGGKTFEDWKKWYLSKYPNAIDEATKKIMEKINDFKKVLNELDEKTIRKWVEDLILVKTFMGLNLQEAILKKVAEEMGKSYRLSTPDEESKGIDGYIGDIPVSIKPSSYLQEKHLKEELKGKIIIYQKKKNEIEIDYSDLLR, encoded by the coding sequence ATGCAGAAAGGTAAAACTAAATTAAAATATGATGAAGTTAGAGATTTACTTTCCCTCCCTAATCCAGAATTTCCAAAATATGCTTCCCAATTAATAAATCTTGCCAATATATATTCCCAAGCTACAAGACCAAAAAATGTTGGACAAATGTCTGAACTAATGAAAGAATTTAAAGCAAATGGAGGCAAAACATTTGAAGATTGGAAAAAATGGTACTTATCAAAATATCCAAACGCTATTGATGAAGCCACTAAAAAGATTATGGAAAAAATAAATGATTTCAAAAAAGTTCTAAATGAACTTGATGAAAAAACCATAAGAAAATGGGTCGAGGACTTAATTTTAGTTAAGACATTTATGGGACTCAACCTTCAAGAAGCTATTTTGAAAAAGGTCGCTGAAGAAATGGGAAAATCTTATAGATTATCAACACCAGATGAAGAAAGTAAAGGTATTGATGGTTATATTGGAGATATTCCGGTCTCGATAAAACCATCTTCTTATCTTCAGGAAAAACATCTCAAGGAAGAACTTAAAGGAAAAATCATAATCTATCAAAAGAAAAAGAATGAAATAGAAATTGATTACTCTGATTTACTACGATAA
- a CDS encoding coenzyme F420-0:L-glutamate ligase has translation MRAYPIKTRYIRKGENFIPIVIEAIKNSRIKLEDGDFVVLSEKMVSTSEGNFIDESKFTPGILAYFCYYWSKYVWGYVLGKLLKVKEDKIKNLRKLPKEETLKHKQAIIETVGLLYALKPYAEGGVDLTNVPGTYACPLPKNPKKWAEKLYKEIKKELGVDVVVMISDTDATYKVLNFYITALPYAIDGIISGVGVFGFILGRLADVLKIGGFAGCTPLAVYGDYKKYTIGELVRIAYICDRVHKTIKNINEVFEKYNTYIITEDILKKLEHTPVVVVKMKEEYKPVK, from the coding sequence ATGAGAGCATATCCTATTAAAACAAGATACATAAGAAAAGGAGAAAATTTTATCCCAATTGTTATTGAAGCAATAAAAAATAGTAGAATTAAATTAGAGGATGGAGACTTTGTTGTATTAAGTGAGAAGATGGTTTCTACATCAGAAGGAAATTTTATTGATGAAAGTAAATTTACTCCAGGAATATTAGCTTATTTTTGTTATTATTGGTCAAAATATGTTTGGGGCTATGTTCTTGGGAAACTTTTGAAAGTTAAAGAGGATAAAATAAAAAATTTAAGGAAATTGCCAAAAGAAGAAACTTTAAAACATAAGCAGGCAATTATAGAAACTGTGGGATTACTATATGCTTTAAAACCTTATGCTGAGGGTGGAGTAGATTTAACTAATGTTCCTGGAACTTATGCCTGCCCTTTACCAAAAAATCCAAAAAAATGGGCTGAAAAATTGTATAAGGAGATAAAAAAAGAGTTAGGAGTTGATGTAGTAGTTATGATATCTGACACTGATGCAACATATAAAGTTTTAAATTTTTACATTACTGCATTGCCTTATGCTATTGATGGAATAATAAGTGGAGTAGGTGTTTTTGGTTTTATTCTTGGAAGATTAGCAGATGTTTTAAAGATTGGAGGATTTGCTGGATGCACACCATTGGCTGTATATGGAGATTATAAAAAATATACAATTGGAGAGCTTGTAAGGATAGCGTATATTTGCGATAGAGTTCATAAAACTATAAAAAACATTAATGAAGTTTTTGAAAAATATAACACTTATATTATAACAGAGGATATACTAAAAAAATTAGAGCATACTCCAGTTGTGGTTGTTAAAATGAAAGAAGAATATAAGCCAGTAAAATAA